A region from the Mycoplasmopsis phocirhinis genome encodes:
- the nrdI gene encoding class Ib ribonucleoside-diphosphate reductase assembly flavoprotein NrdI, with translation MNKNYVELEHINKPQGEIHCVYFSTNTKNTETFVNKLGFNSTAIPYEINNKIEVNFDYVLFCPTYSGGGEFREGAVPKQVIQFLNNEQNRKYCRGVISSGNTNFNDTYAIAGPIISSKLKVPLLYQYELRGTKSDVENVQKILNKFWGKYE, from the coding sequence ATGAATAAAAATTATGTGGAACTTGAACATATAAATAAACCACAAGGCGAAATTCATTGTGTATATTTCAGTACTAATACTAAAAATACTGAAACATTTGTCAATAAATTAGGTTTTAATTCAACAGCTATTCCATATGAAATAAATAACAAAATTGAAGTTAATTTTGATTATGTTTTATTTTGTCCGACATATTCGGGTGGAGGAGAATTTCGCGAAGGTGCAGTGCCTAAACAGGTTATTCAATTTTTAAATAATGAACAAAATAGAAAATATTGCCGTGGTGTCATTAGTTCGGGCAATACTAATTTTAATGATACATACGCGATTGCTGGACCTATAATTTCAAGTAAATTAAAAGTTCCTTTACTTTATCAATACGAATTACGTGGAACTAAAAGCGATGTTGAAAATGTACAAAAAATACTAAATAAATTTTGAGGAAAATATGAATAA
- the nrdE gene encoding class 1b ribonucleoside-diphosphate reductase subunit alpha, with protein sequence MNNEIKNKLNEEDDKYIAFNAISGLKFNDKYDFNADKEAVKRYLSSHVQTKTKYFENEEQRLSFLLKNDYYEQNLVDKYGFENVIFLTKYALNLKHEFPSFMGALKFYSTYCMKTFDENLYLETYSHRVVMNALLLANGDFNLAKDIIKDIIDGCFQPATPTFLNAGKKQRGEYVSCYLLRVEDNMESIARAISTSLQLSKRAGGVSLCLTNLREFGAAIKKIQNQSSGIIPVMKILEDSFSYANQLGQRPGAGAVYLNVHHPDVLSFLDTKRENADEKIRIKSLSLGLIIPDITFQLAKENKQMALFSPKDIKDFYGIPMSDISITQKYDELVNNPKIKKTYINARKLFQTISELHFESGYPYILFDDTVNANNAHPQQGRIVMSNLCSEIAQVSTQSTYSSDLTIQQLGQDISCNLGSLNIDKLMKSGKQFAHIVERSIRALDTVSRVANLSCAPSIEFGNNSNHALGLGAMNMHGFLATHNIYYASVEALDFTNIFFYTVAYYAYSASNKLAREKGKFKDFDTSNYANGKYLAKYTQCEDHKFKPKTQQIIDIFDKYQVKIPTKTDWIELDQQIQKYGLANSHLMAIAPTGSISYLSSCTPSLQPVVAPVEVRKEAKVGRVYVPAYNITNENLKFYQDGAYELGPNPIIDLVATAQQHIDQAISLTLFMTDKTTTRDLNKAYIRAFSKKCSSIYYVRVRQDVLEGSENLECESCMI encoded by the coding sequence ATGAATAATGAAATAAAGAATAAACTGAACGAAGAAGATGATAAGTATATAGCCTTTAATGCTATTTCGGGGCTTAAATTTAACGATAAATATGATTTTAATGCTGATAAAGAAGCTGTAAAAAGATATTTAAGTTCACACGTGCAAACAAAAACCAAATATTTTGAAAACGAAGAACAAAGATTGAGTTTTTTACTGAAAAATGATTATTATGAACAAAATTTAGTTGATAAATATGGTTTTGAAAATGTTATTTTCTTAACCAAATATGCTTTGAATTTAAAGCACGAGTTTCCAAGTTTTATGGGAGCATTAAAATTTTATTCTACTTATTGTATGAAAACATTTGATGAAAATTTATATTTAGAAACTTATTCACATAGAGTAGTAATGAATGCGTTATTGTTGGCAAATGGTGATTTTAATCTTGCAAAAGATATTATTAAAGATATTATAGATGGTTGTTTTCAGCCAGCCACACCAACATTTTTAAATGCAGGTAAAAAACAACGTGGTGAATATGTTTCTTGCTATTTATTACGTGTAGAGGACAATATGGAATCTATAGCAAGAGCAATTTCAACTTCATTGCAATTATCAAAAAGAGCAGGTGGAGTAAGTTTATGTTTAACTAATTTGCGAGAATTTGGTGCAGCAATTAAAAAAATACAAAACCAATCTTCTGGCATTATTCCAGTTATGAAAATACTTGAAGATTCATTTAGTTATGCCAATCAACTTGGCCAAAGACCTGGTGCTGGAGCAGTGTACTTAAATGTTCATCACCCAGATGTGTTGTCGTTTTTAGATACAAAACGTGAAAATGCTGACGAAAAAATAAGAATAAAATCATTATCTTTAGGCTTAATTATTCCCGATATTACATTTCAATTAGCAAAAGAAAATAAGCAAATGGCTTTATTTTCGCCAAAGGATATTAAAGATTTTTATGGCATACCAATGAGCGATATTTCAATCACCCAAAAATATGATGAATTAGTGAATAATCCTAAAATTAAAAAAACCTACATTAATGCTCGTAAACTTTTCCAAACAATTTCAGAATTACATTTTGAATCTGGTTATCCTTATATTCTTTTCGATGATACAGTTAACGCTAATAACGCACACCCACAACAAGGTAGGATTGTGATGTCAAATTTATGTTCTGAAATTGCTCAAGTTTCAACTCAAAGCACATATTCAAGTGATTTAACAATTCAGCAATTAGGCCAAGATATTTCATGTAATTTAGGCAGTTTGAATATTGATAAATTAATGAAATCAGGTAAGCAATTTGCTCATATTGTTGAACGCTCAATTAGGGCTTTAGATACTGTTTCGCGAGTTGCTAATTTATCTTGTGCCCCAAGCATTGAATTTGGCAACAATAGCAATCACGCACTAGGATTAGGAGCAATGAATATGCATGGGTTTTTAGCCACACATAATATTTATTATGCTTCTGTTGAAGCGTTAGATTTTACAAATATTTTCTTTTATACAGTGGCATATTATGCTTATTCAGCGTCAAATAAATTAGCTCGTGAAAAAGGCAAATTTAAAGATTTTGATACATCTAATTATGCTAATGGTAAATATTTAGCAAAATATACTCAATGCGAAGATCATAAATTTAAACCTAAAACTCAACAAATTATTGATATTTTTGATAAATATCAAGTTAAAATTCCAACGAAAACTGATTGAATTGAACTGGACCAACAAATTCAAAAATATGGTTTAGCCAATTCTCATTTAATGGCAATTGCTCCAACTGGTAGTATTTCATATTTATCTTCATGTACTCCTTCACTTCAACCTGTTGTTGCACCTGTGGAAGTGCGCAAGGAAGCTAAAGTTGGTAGAGTTTATGTTCCCGCATATAATATAACAAATGAAAATCTTAAATTTTATCAAGATGGAGCATATGAATTAGGTCCTAACCCAATTATAGATTTAGTAGCTACAGCTCAACAACATATTGATCAGGCAATTTCATTGACTTTATTTATGACAGATAAAACTACTACAAGAGATTTAAATAAAGCTTATATAAGAGCATTTAGCAAAAAATGTAGTTCTATTTATTATGTTAGAGTGCGTCAGGATGTTTTAGAAGGTAGTGAAAATCTTGAGTGTGAATCTTGTATGATTTAA
- a CDS encoding S41 family peptidase: protein MRRNYKTKIKLKFLFASLVPVLTLPLSVLACTNNFKNDNTPPKNLEFNKQYEFVNNSNQYKINNVKINTYINPQNQDLYINVNEFIKKIEGVTNPQFFKFKSKKQDKIHYSNRENEIIFDLKQNKILMSNLDVFQILKNSSTVDYGKRIEYKSTTTTQLSDSKINEFDLNKYQMSIQSKNNDIYLPFSLFNFLFFSQNYYNIYFNNEKFIGVSTVINKDIDANEYNLIMNNPNNEKPQSKQFRKNNYNFLLFVFDNFYGLRKTFLQQNNVNSFDEYFAKTGLKEKMLSVDINQNTSAYENLFYEQLNELHSSIQSGSYYHPQDYRANPYGSARSQKVNEYIAWLNILRKIRNAALTQQENKFVSFHNDTAIIYLDQFIVGSNEDLSKETKHEYDSFEKMYKAMELIKQNPTPIKKIILDLSLNGGGSIAAMEKVVGFLTNQDQQIYFYETINKQLSYSKYRVDVNKDDKYDLKDGYPNYQWYILTGINTFSAANLLTHIAKTNKLATIIGNKSGGGMFSILPLVLPDGTSLEISSNNAWFSGSQNEINKENELPYTQDGIEVDVSIPYLAYMNYDVINAYLKDPKEGEKAYNNYLKSIKISAWNKEKENIDKYLKFISKNKRQQFQNEINNNMILDSDSLDQMEEKIEKMKSIFRFVEHQYQKEYRNN, encoded by the coding sequence AATAATTTCAAAAATGATAATACGCCACCAAAAAATTTAGAATTTAATAAACAATATGAATTTGTAAATAATTCAAATCAATACAAAATTAATAATGTTAAAATCAACACATACATTAACCCTCAAAATCAAGATTTATATATCAATGTCAATGAATTTATCAAAAAAATTGAAGGAGTTACAAACCCTCAGTTTTTTAAATTTAAATCCAAAAAACAAGATAAAATTCATTACTCTAATAGAGAAAATGAAATTATTTTTGATTTGAAGCAAAATAAAATTTTAATGAGTAATTTAGATGTGTTCCAAATTCTAAAAAATTCTTCAACTGTTGATTATGGTAAGAGAATTGAATATAAATCAACCACAACTACGCAACTTTCTGATTCAAAAATAAATGAGTTTGATTTAAATAAATACCAAATGAGTATTCAATCAAAAAATAATGATATTTATTTACCGTTTTCGCTTTTCAATTTCCTTTTCTTTAGCCAAAACTACTATAATATTTATTTCAACAACGAAAAATTTATTGGGGTTAGCACAGTAATTAATAAAGATATAGATGCCAATGAATACAATTTGATAATGAATAACCCAAATAATGAAAAACCACAATCAAAGCAATTTAGAAAAAATAACTATAATTTTTTATTGTTTGTTTTCGATAATTTTTATGGTTTAAGAAAGACTTTTCTTCAACAAAATAATGTTAATAGTTTTGATGAATACTTTGCTAAAACTGGGTTAAAAGAAAAAATGTTATCAGTAGATATCAATCAAAATACCAGCGCATACGAAAATTTATTCTACGAACAATTAAATGAATTACATTCATCAATACAATCAGGTTCATATTATCATCCACAAGATTATCGCGCAAATCCATACGGTTCAGCACGCAGCCAAAAAGTTAATGAATATATTGCCTGATTAAATATTTTAAGAAAAATTCGCAACGCAGCACTTACTCAACAAGAAAATAAATTTGTTAGTTTTCATAATGACACAGCAATAATTTATTTAGATCAATTTATAGTGGGTTCAAATGAAGATTTAAGTAAAGAAACAAAACACGAATATGATAGTTTTGAAAAAATGTATAAAGCAATGGAATTAATCAAACAAAATCCAACGCCAATCAAAAAAATAATTCTAGATTTATCACTTAACGGCGGTGGTTCAATTGCAGCGATGGAAAAAGTTGTTGGCTTTTTAACTAATCAGGATCAACAAATTTATTTTTATGAAACAATTAATAAACAATTATCATATTCTAAATATCGTGTAGATGTTAATAAAGATGATAAATATGATTTAAAAGATGGTTATCCAAATTATCAATGATATATATTAACAGGTATCAATACTTTCAGTGCTGCCAATTTGTTAACTCATATCGCTAAAACTAACAAATTAGCTACAATTATAGGCAATAAATCTGGTGGTGGAATGTTTTCAATTTTGCCTTTAGTTTTGCCTGATGGAACCAGTTTAGAAATATCGTCTAATAATGCTTGATTTTCTGGGTCGCAAAATGAAATAAACAAGGAAAATGAGTTACCATACACCCAAGATGGCATTGAAGTTGATGTTTCAATACCATATTTAGCCTATATGAATTATGATGTAATAAATGCATACTTAAAAGACCCAAAAGAAGGCGAAAAAGCATATAACAATTACCTAAAAAGTATCAAAATATCAGCGTGAAATAAAGAAAAAGAGAATATTGACAAATATTTAAAATTTATTAGTAAAAATAAACGTCAACAATTCCAGAACGAAATCAATAATAATATGATTTTAGATAGTGATTCCTTAGATCAAATGGAAGAAAAAATTGAAAAAATGAAATCTATTTTCCGTTTTGTTGAACACCAATATCAAAAAGAATATAGAAATAATTAA
- a CDS encoding ABC-F family ATP-binding cassette domain-containing protein — MLEVQNLSKIFSDKKLFENVNLKFTEGNTYGIIGANGAGKSTFLKIISGEIESSSGQIIVEKNRRISVLSQDHNAYDDLIVTDVVVMGNTDLYKIKAEKDAIYANPDASMEDYTRASELEEKFGELGGWTAENDAQELLSGLQIPKQKWDLPMNQLSANQKIKVLLAKALFGNPDILIMDEPTNHLDLRSIKWLENFLAEYNNVVIVVSHDSDFLDNICTHIVDIDFNEARIYTGNYTFWKESSQLALELTKQQNAKKEVQIEKLKQFIARFSANASKSRQATSRKKSLEKITLDEIKPSNRKYPYINWDINREPGKDILAVESISYEENGKVMFQNVSFTLSKGEKMVLIGDDDIAKTRLLEVLLGLKQPTSGSVKWGQTIKHTYYPNDNKKYFTQQMSILDWISQWPLENTTEETRDVSDQRMRGFLGRMLFSNDTVFKDVSVTSGGEKARLMFSRMMLLEANFLVLDQPLDHLDAESIDSLISGLKNYKGGAIFTTYNRALVNQVANVILEIAPDKSFIYHGTLDEYEELMNY, encoded by the coding sequence ATGTTAGAAGTACAAAATTTAAGTAAAATATTTAGTGATAAAAAACTTTTTGAAAATGTAAATTTAAAATTTACAGAGGGTAACACTTACGGAATCATTGGTGCCAATGGAGCCGGCAAGTCAACTTTTTTAAAAATCATTTCAGGTGAAATTGAGTCTTCTAGTGGCCAAATAATTGTTGAAAAAAATCGCAGAATTAGTGTTTTAAGTCAAGATCATAATGCTTATGACGATTTAATTGTTACTGATGTTGTGGTTATGGGCAACACTGACTTATACAAAATTAAAGCTGAAAAAGACGCTATTTACGCTAACCCTGATGCTAGTATGGAAGATTATACTCGTGCCAGCGAATTAGAAGAAAAATTCGGAGAATTAGGAGGTTGAACAGCTGAAAACGATGCCCAAGAATTGCTTTCAGGTTTACAAATACCTAAACAAAAATGAGATTTACCAATGAATCAATTGAGTGCTAACCAAAAAATTAAAGTTTTATTGGCCAAAGCACTTTTTGGTAATCCAGACATTTTAATAATGGATGAGCCAACAAACCATCTAGATTTGCGCTCAATTAAATGACTTGAAAATTTTTTAGCTGAATATAATAACGTTGTAATTGTTGTAAGCCATGATAGTGATTTTTTAGACAACATTTGTACTCATATAGTTGATATCGATTTCAATGAGGCACGAATATACACAGGTAATTATACTTTTTGAAAAGAAAGTAGTCAATTAGCACTTGAATTAACAAAACAACAAAATGCCAAAAAAGAAGTACAAATTGAAAAATTAAAACAATTCATTGCTCGCTTTAGTGCTAATGCTTCTAAATCACGCCAAGCTACTTCGCGAAAAAAATCTCTAGAAAAAATAACTTTAGATGAAATTAAACCTTCTAATCGTAAATATCCATATATAAATTGAGATATTAACCGCGAACCTGGAAAAGATATTTTAGCAGTTGAATCTATTTCATATGAAGAAAACGGCAAAGTAATGTTTCAAAATGTTTCTTTTACTTTATCCAAAGGTGAAAAAATGGTTTTAATTGGTGATGATGATATTGCTAAAACTCGTTTATTAGAAGTTCTTTTAGGTTTAAAACAACCTACAAGTGGTAGTGTTAAATGAGGACAAACAATCAAACACACCTATTATCCAAATGATAATAAAAAATATTTTACTCAACAAATGAGTATTTTAGATTGAATTTCACAATGACCTCTTGAAAATACCACCGAAGAAACAAGAGATGTTTCAGATCAAAGAATGCGTGGTTTTTTAGGCCGTATGCTTTTTTCTAACGATACAGTTTTTAAAGATGTAAGCGTAACTTCAGGAGGCGAAAAAGCGCGACTTATGTTTTCGAGAATGATGTTATTGGAGGCAAATTTTTTGGTTTTAGATCAACCTTTAGATCATCTAGACGCCGAAAGCATAGATTCATTAATTAGTGGCTTAAAAAACTACAAGGGTGGAGCAATTTTTACCACTTATAATCGTGCTTTAGTAAATCAAGTAGCTAATGTTATTTTAGAAATAGCACCGGATAAAAGTTTTATTTACCACGGCACACTTGATGAATACGAAGAATTAATGAATTATTAA
- the nrdF gene encoding class 1b ribonucleoside-diphosphate reductase subunit beta has product MSERKIKRKNEYYYNSVSPIEYYQNGFQGRLRSVNWNWINDDKDLEVWNRVTQNFWLPEKIPVSNDLKSWNTLDKKWQQLITRTFTGLTLLDTVQATVSDVAQIPHSTTDHEQVIYANFAFMVGVHARSYGTIFSTLCSSEQIEEAHEWVVNNDALQARAKALIPYYVGDDPLKSKVASALMPGFLLYGGFYLPFYLAARSKLPNTSDIIRLILRDKVIHNYYSGYKYQRKIEKYSKQKQEEMKKFVFDLTFELIELEKKFLYELYEGFHLSDGENLAEDVIKFSLYNAGKFLQNLGYESPFTEEQTKIKPEVFAQLSARADENHDFFSGNGSSYVMGVSEETEDEDWEF; this is encoded by the coding sequence ATGAGTGAAAGAAAAATTAAAAGAAAAAATGAATATTATTATAATTCAGTTTCGCCAATTGAATATTATCAAAATGGTTTTCAAGGTCGATTAAGAAGTGTAAATTGAAATTGAATAAATGATGACAAAGATTTAGAAGTTTGAAATAGAGTGACACAAAATTTTTGATTACCAGAAAAAATACCGGTTTCTAATGACTTAAAATCATGAAATACATTAGATAAAAAATGACAACAATTAATAACAAGAACTTTTACGGGTTTAACATTATTAGACACAGTTCAAGCAACTGTATCCGACGTGGCTCAAATTCCACATTCAACTACAGACCACGAACAAGTAATTTATGCAAATTTTGCTTTTATGGTGGGTGTGCATGCTCGCAGTTATGGCACAATTTTTAGTACATTATGTTCAAGCGAACAAATTGAAGAAGCGCATGAATGAGTTGTTAACAATGATGCCTTACAAGCTAGAGCAAAGGCGCTAATACCATATTATGTTGGTGATGATCCCCTAAAATCAAAAGTTGCATCAGCATTAATGCCTGGTTTTTTATTATACGGAGGTTTTTATTTACCGTTTTATTTAGCAGCTAGATCTAAATTACCTAATACAAGTGATATTATTAGATTAATTTTAAGAGATAAAGTAATTCATAATTATTACAGTGGTTATAAATACCAACGCAAAATTGAAAAATATTCAAAACAAAAACAAGAAGAAATGAAAAAGTTTGTTTTTGATTTAACTTTTGAATTAATTGAATTAGAGAAAAAGTTTTTATATGAACTTTATGAAGGTTTTCATTTAAGTGACGGGGAAAATTTAGCCGAAGATGTTATTAAATTTAGTTTATATAATGCTGGTAAGTTTTTGCAAAATTTAGGTTATGAATCTCCTTTTACTGAAGAACAAACTAAAATAAAACCTGAAGTGTTCGCTCAACTGTCAGCAAGAGCTGATGAAAATCATGATTTTTTCTCCGGCAACGGAAGTAGTTATGTAATGGGTGTTAGCGAAGAAACAGAAGATGAAGATTGGGAGTTTTAA